The following are encoded in a window of Phaseolus vulgaris cultivar G19833 chromosome 3, P. vulgaris v2.0, whole genome shotgun sequence genomic DNA:
- the LOC137806543 gene encoding carbonic anhydrase 2-like isoform X2 produces MAGETYQEAIAALTKLISEKADLGDVAAAKIKKLTTELTSDASKPFNPDERIRIGFDHFKNEKFQKNPELYGELAKGQSPKFLVFACSDSRVCPSHILDFQPGEAFVVRNIANMVPPYDKTKYSGTGAAIEYAVQHLKVENIVVIGHSCCGGIKGLMSIPDDGTTASEFIENWVQICTQAKSKVKTEASALEFSEQCTNCEKATVNVSVGNLLTYPFVRDCVVNETLALKGAHYNFVKGTFELWDLDFKISNSVSV; encoded by the exons ATGGCCGGAGAAACATACCAGGAAGCCATTGCAGCGTTGACCAAGCTTATAAG CGAGAAAGCCGACCTCGGTGACGTCGCCGCCGCAAAGATCAAGAAGCTGACGACGGAGCTGACGAGCGACGCGTCGAAGCCGTTTAACCCGGATGAGAGGATCCGAATCGGGTTCGACCACTTCAAGAACGAGAAATTCCA GAAGAATCCGGAATTATATGGGGAACTTGCCAAAGGCCAGAGTCCTAAG TTTCTGGTGTTTGCTTGCTCAGACTCAAGAGTTTGCCCTTCCCATATTCTGGATTTTCAACCGGGTGAAGCGTTTGTGGTCCGAAATATAGCCAACATGGTTCCACCGTATGACAAG ACGAAGTATTCAGGAACAGGGGCAGCCATTGAATATGCAGTGCAGCATTTAAAG GTGGAGAATATTGTGGTCATTGGACACAGCTGCTGTGGAGGGATAAAGGGCCTCATGTCCATCCCAGATGATGGGACCACTGCAAG TGAATTCATAGAGAATTGGGTCCAAATTTGTACCCAGGCAAAGTCGAAGGTTAAAACTGAAGCAAGTGCACTAGAATTTTCGGAGCAGTGTACCAACTGCGAGAAGGCAA CTGTAAATGTATCAGTTGGGAACCTTTTGACTTATCCATTTGTGAGAGATTGTGTTGTGAATGAAACACTAGCTTTGAAAGGTGCACATTACAACTTCGTTAAGGGTACCTTTGAGCTGTGGGATCTGGACTTCAAAATCTCCAACTCTGTGTCTGTTTAA
- the LOC137806543 gene encoding carbonic anhydrase 2-like isoform X1, translating into MAGETYQEAIAALTKLISEKADLGDVAAAKIKKLTTELTSDASKPFNPDERIRIGFDHFKNEKFQKNPELYGELAKGQSPKFLVFACSDSRVCPSHILDFQPGEAFVVRNIANMVPPYDKTKYSGTGAAIEYAVQHLKVENIVVIGHSCCGGIKGLMSIPDDGTTASEFIENWVQICTQAKSKVKTEASALEFSEQCTNCEKEAVNVSVGNLLTYPFVRDCVVNETLALKGAHYNFVKGTFELWDLDFKISNSVSV; encoded by the exons ATGGCCGGAGAAACATACCAGGAAGCCATTGCAGCGTTGACCAAGCTTATAAG CGAGAAAGCCGACCTCGGTGACGTCGCCGCCGCAAAGATCAAGAAGCTGACGACGGAGCTGACGAGCGACGCGTCGAAGCCGTTTAACCCGGATGAGAGGATCCGAATCGGGTTCGACCACTTCAAGAACGAGAAATTCCA GAAGAATCCGGAATTATATGGGGAACTTGCCAAAGGCCAGAGTCCTAAG TTTCTGGTGTTTGCTTGCTCAGACTCAAGAGTTTGCCCTTCCCATATTCTGGATTTTCAACCGGGTGAAGCGTTTGTGGTCCGAAATATAGCCAACATGGTTCCACCGTATGACAAG ACGAAGTATTCAGGAACAGGGGCAGCCATTGAATATGCAGTGCAGCATTTAAAG GTGGAGAATATTGTGGTCATTGGACACAGCTGCTGTGGAGGGATAAAGGGCCTCATGTCCATCCCAGATGATGGGACCACTGCAAG TGAATTCATAGAGAATTGGGTCCAAATTTGTACCCAGGCAAAGTCGAAGGTTAAAACTGAAGCAAGTGCACTAGAATTTTCGGAGCAGTGTACCAACTGCGAGAAG GAAGCTGTAAATGTATCAGTTGGGAACCTTTTGACTTATCCATTTGTGAGAGATTGTGTTGTGAATGAAACACTAGCTTTGAAAGGTGCACATTACAACTTCGTTAAGGGTACCTTTGAGCTGTGGGATCTGGACTTCAAAATCTCCAACTCTGTGTCTGTTTAA
- the LOC137806542 gene encoding NADPH-dependent alkenal/one oxidoreductase, chloroplastic-like — translation MQNMSLCASPSTTTSHLTSLPSSLPSTSPLSLRFSFTFRENRTPVRSLKAPFSARPARVLVKAQATAPASSEAVKLTPVPSQMKAWVYGEYGGVDVLKLDSNVAVPDVKEDQVLVKVAAAALNPVDGKRRQGKFKATDSPLPTVPGYDVAGVVVKVGSEVKDFKVGDEVYGDLSEKALEGPKQFGSLAEYTAVEEKLLALKPKNLDFAQAAALPLAIETAHEGLERTAFSPGKSILVLNGSGGVGSLVIQLAKQVFGASRVAATSSTRNLDLLKSLGADLAIDYTKENFEDLSEKFDVVFDAIGQCDRAVKAVKEGGSVVALTGAVTPPGFRFVVTSNGAVLRKLNPYLESGKVKPIVDPKGPFPFDQLAEAFSYLETNRATGKVVIHPIP, via the exons ATGCAAAACATGTCTCTCTGTGCTTCACCCTCCACCACAACTTCACACCTCACTTCCCTTCCTTCTTCACTCCCTTCCACTTCACCACTTTCTCTCAGATTTTCCTTCACTTTCCGGGAAAACAGAACCCCAGTTAGATCACTCAAAGCTCCCTTTTCAGCAAGGCCTGCAAGAGTGTTGGTGAAGGCTCAGGCTACTGCACCTGCTTCTTCTGAGGCTGTGAAACTCACACCTGTGCCTTCTCAGATGAAGGCATGGGTGTATGGGGAATATGGGGGTGTGGATGTTTTGAAGCTGGACTCCAATGTTGCTGTGCCTGATGTGAAAGAGGATCAGGTCCTTGTCAAAGTTGCTGCTGCTGCTCTTAACCCTGTTGATGGCAAGAGAAGGCAGGGAAAGTTTAAGGCCACTGATTCTCCTCTTCCG ACTGTTCCGGGCTATGATGTTGCGGGTGTGGTGGTGAAGGTTGGTAGTGAAGTGAAGGACTTTAAAGTGGGTGATGAAGTTTATGGAGATCTAAGTGAGAAAGCATTAGAAGGGCCTAAGCAATTCGGGTCTTTGGCTGAGTATACAGCTGTTGAGGAGAAACTATTGGCACTAAAACCTAAGAATTTGGACTTTGCTCAGGCTGCTGCTCTTCCTCTAGCAATTGAGACTGCTCATGAGGGTTTGGAGAGGACTGCATTTTCTCCTGGTAAATCTATTCTTGTTCTAAATGGTTCTGGAGGAGTTGGAAGCCTAGTCATTCAG CTAGCTAAGCAAGTCTTTGGAGCTTCAAGAGTTGCTGCCACTTCAAGCACTAGAAATTTGGACCTGTTGAAAAGTCTGGGAGCTGATTTGGCTATTGACTAcacaaaagaaaactttgaagATTTGTCAGAAAAATTTGATGTAGTCTTTGATGCCATTG GGCAATGTGACAGGGCAGTGAAGGCTGTGAAAGAAGGTGGCAGTGTGGTGGCACTCACAGGTGCGGTTACCCCACCTGGTTTCAGATTTGTAGTTACTTCCAATGGAGCTGTTCTTAGGAAACTAAACCCTTACTTAGAGAGTGGAAAGGTGAAACCAATTGTAGACCCCAAAGGTCCATTTCCCTTTGACCAGCTTGCTGAAGCCTTCTCCTACCTTGAAACCAATCGAGCCACTGGAAAGGTTGTTATACACCCCATCCCCTGA